The Carassius gibelio isolate Cgi1373 ecotype wild population from Czech Republic chromosome B12, carGib1.2-hapl.c, whole genome shotgun sequence genome has a segment encoding these proteins:
- the LOC127969346 gene encoding uncharacterized protein LOC127969346 isoform X7 has protein sequence MPTKRCYFHPDCRSTLFSLPRDGEVRDQWLKFIFNSVPQNYYPNLALCAAHFTEESFHNLREYNAGFAQRLVLKDGAVPTLKTEAVYGPQATTSQQGASSQELPTTSTLHEVGCQSDPIETETVATEIKPKMRSVGTQLSMGTLSSFHLRSKGIQATYYGHDVGTQTTDMFPDVQLSSTPVRGSVFRPSKRPRLVLDEEEESELNVEPTDSTYNPDSVVTEESELAIDPQPDHSDNKYIVFESCLRELFVSCPICKTKCVVQSRRRGTFVAFTQLCEKCNYYRQWQSQPIVGSTPLGNLLLSAATYFTGGSFKQLEKIFKAMKLQMMHFVTFRIHARNFIEPTIIHKWNQDQLNLIRQLQEGGNVAVAGDMRADTPGHSAKFGSYTIMHMETNKILDLQLVQSNEVGGSYHMEKEGLKRCLDKLESHGLAVDYIVTDRHPQIQKYLRDRNITQFYDVWHFEKGLSKKLDKLSKMKDCEVLKKWLHSIKNHVYWSAISSESGPEKVAKWNSLQNHIQNVHVHENHLFPKCEHPDKVSRDPKKWFQPGSIALHKVEKLLYNKRVLKDIEKLSHNFQTSSMEAFHSLILRFAPKNVIFPFIGMLCRLYLAAMHYNENANREQATTTEGQAVYKFVFPKSKKGECTAKPVKIEPTYNYVDDLMSLLLHKVFVDPKPYAEELHAIPIPPPLSSQYEKPSKEEVIAQHVSRFSRGVAGTQHTVPLDQETVGGSG, from the exons ATGCCgacgaaacgctgttattttcatccggATTGCAGGTCCACTTTGTTCAGCCTTCCTAGGGACGGGGAAGTTAGGGATCAAtggttaaaatttatttttaactcgGTCCCTCAAAATTATTACCCAAATCTCGCTCTCTGTGCTGCACATTTTACGGAGGAAAGCTTCCACAATCTTCGCGAGTACAATGCAGGATTCGCCCAAAGGCttgtcctgaaagatggagcagttccaacTTTAAAAACAGAAGCTGTTTACGGGCCACAAGCT ACAACATCTCAGCAGGGTGCGAGTTCCCAAGAGCTCCCCACTACATCTACACTTCATGAAGTTGGATGTCAGTCAGACCCTATAGAGACCGAAACTGTAGCCACAGAGATAAAGCCGAAGATGCGATCAGTGGGCACACAACTTTCAATGGGTACATTGAGCAGTTTCCACTTAAGGAGCAAAG GCATTCAGGCAACATATTATGGTCATGATGTGGGCACCCAAACAACTGACATGTTTCCTGATGTGCAGCTGTCTTCAACACCAGTAAGGGGCTCAGTCTTCAGGCCCAGTAAGAGACCTCGTCTGGTGTTAGATGAGGAAGAAGAATCAGAATTAAATGTTGAACCCACTGATTCCACATATAACCCAGATTCTGTTGTCACTGAAGAATCAGAATTGGC GATAGATCCACAGCCCGACCACAGCGATAACAAATACATTGTTTTTGAAAGCTGTCTTCGAGAGCTGTTTGTGTCCTGTCCAATTTGTAAGACAAAGTGTGTTGTCCAGAGCAGACGAAGGGGGACTTTTGTTGCATTCACCCAGCTTTGTGAAAAGTGTAACTACTACAGACAGTGGCAGAGCCAGCCCATTGTTGGGAGTACCCCACTTGGAAACCTGCTATTGTCTGCTGCAACGTATTTTACCGGTGGATCTTTTAAACAACTAGAGAag ATTTTCAAAGCCATGAAGCTCCAGATGATGCATTTCGTAACTTTTAGGATTCATGCCAGGAATTTCATTGAGCCTACCATAATACACAAGTGGAACCAAGATCAACTGAATCTTATAAGACAGCTGCAAGAGGGAGGAAATGTTGCTGTGGCTGGAGATATGCGTGCTGACACGCCAG GACACTCAGCAAAATTTGGCAGCTACACCATTATGCACATGGAAACCAACAAAATTCTGGATCTTCAACTAGTTCAG AGCAATGAGGTTGGTGGAAGTTATCATATGGAAAAGGAGGGATTGAAGCGTTGTCTCGATAAGCTGGAGTCTCATGGTTTAGCTGTTGACTACATCGTCACCGATCGCCATCCGCAGATTCAGAAATACCTGAGGGACCGCAATATCACTCAGTTCTATGACGTGTGGCACTTTGAGAAAG GTTTATCTAAGAAACTTGACAAACTTTCAAAAATGAAGGACTGCGAGGTGCTGAAAAAGTGGTTGCACAGCATCAAAAACCATGTTTACTGGAGTGCGATTTCCTCTGAGTCTGGGCCAGAAAAGGTGGCGAAGTGGAATTCACTGCAGAACCACATACAAAATGTACATGTTCATGAGAACCACCTCTTCCCCAAGTGTGAACACCCTGACAAAGTTTCCAGGGATCCAAAAAAATGGTTCCAACCAG GATCAATAGCGCTCCATAAAGTGGAAAAGCTATTATACAACAAGAGGGTTCTCAAGGATATAGAAAAGCTCAGCCACAACTTTCAGACGTCATCAATGGAGGCTTTCCACAGTCTGATTTTGCGTTTTGCCCCAAAGAACGTGATTTTCCCTTTCATAGGAATGTTGTGCAG GCTGTATCTTGCAGCAATGCACTATAATGAAAATGCTAACCGTGAGCAGGCAACAACAACTGAAGGACAGGCTGTGTATAAGTTCGTTTTTCCAAAGTCCAAAAAAGGGGAATGCACAGCAAAGCCAGTGAAAATAGAACCAACATACA ACTATGTCGATGACCTTATGAGCCTTCTGTTACATAAAGTCTTTGTGGACCCCAAGCCATATGCGGAAGAGCTGCATGCAATCCCCATTCCACCTCCTCTGTCATCACAGTATGAAAAACCTTCCAAAGAAGAGGTGATTGCCCAGCATGTGTCACGATTCAGTCGAGGGGTGGCCGGAACCCAACATACTGTCCCGCTGGATCAGGAAACTGTAGGCGGATCCGGTTAA
- the LOC127969346 gene encoding uncharacterized protein LOC127969346 isoform X6: MTKALATSPEDRGKTQKNLGLEEGGEQMEKHQIANPEGNKEIPQRSTLFSLPRDGEVRDQWLKFIFNSVPQNYYPNLALCAAHFTEESFHNLREYNAGFAQRLVLKDGAVPTLKTEAVYGPQATTSQQGASSQELPTTSTLHEVGCQSDPIETETVATEIKPKMRSVGTQLSMGTLSSFHLRSKGIQATYYGHDVGTQTTDMFPDVQLSSTPVRGSVFRPSKRPRLVLDEEEESELNVEPTDSTYNPDSVVTEESELAIDPQPDHSDNKYIVFESCLRELFVSCPICKTKCVVQSRRRGTFVAFTQLCEKCNYYRQWQSQPIVGSTPLGNLLLSAATYFTGGSFKQLEKIFKAMKLQMMHFVTFRIHARNFIEPTIIHKWNQDQLNLIRQLQEGGNVAVAGDMRADTPGHSAKFGSYTIMHMETNKILDLQLVQSNEVGGSYHMEKEGLKRCLDKLESHGLAVDYIVTDRHPQIQKYLRDRNITQFYDVWHFEKGLSKKLDKLSKMKDCEVLKKWLHSIKNHVYWSAISSESGPEKVAKWNSLQNHIQNVHVHENHLFPKCEHPDKVSRDPKKWFQPGSIALHKVEKLLYNKRVLKDIEKLSHNFQTSSMEAFHSLILRFAPKNVIFPFIGMLCRLYLAAMHYNENANREQATTTEGQAVYKFVFPKSKKGECTAKPVKIEPTYNYVDDLMSLLLHKVFVDPKPYAEELHAIPIPPPLSSQYEKPSKEEVIAQHVSRFSRGVAGTQHTVPLDQETVGGSG, encoded by the exons ATGACCAAAGCCTTAGCAAC TTCTCCGGAAGACAGGGGAAAGACCCAAAAGAATCTGGGCCTAGAAGAGGGAGGAGAGCAAATGGAGAAGCACCAGATAGCAAATCCAGAAGGCAACAAGGAGATTCCACAAAG GTCCACTTTGTTCAGCCTTCCTAGGGACGGGGAAGTTAGGGATCAAtggttaaaatttatttttaactcgGTCCCTCAAAATTATTACCCAAATCTCGCTCTCTGTGCTGCACATTTTACGGAGGAAAGCTTCCACAATCTTCGCGAGTACAATGCAGGATTCGCCCAAAGGCttgtcctgaaagatggagcagttccaacTTTAAAAACAGAAGCTGTTTACGGGCCACAAGCT ACAACATCTCAGCAGGGTGCGAGTTCCCAAGAGCTCCCCACTACATCTACACTTCATGAAGTTGGATGTCAGTCAGACCCTATAGAGACCGAAACTGTAGCCACAGAGATAAAGCCGAAGATGCGATCAGTGGGCACACAACTTTCAATGGGTACATTGAGCAGTTTCCACTTAAGGAGCAAAG GCATTCAGGCAACATATTATGGTCATGATGTGGGCACCCAAACAACTGACATGTTTCCTGATGTGCAGCTGTCTTCAACACCAGTAAGGGGCTCAGTCTTCAGGCCCAGTAAGAGACCTCGTCTGGTGTTAGATGAGGAAGAAGAATCAGAATTAAATGTTGAACCCACTGATTCCACATATAACCCAGATTCTGTTGTCACTGAAGAATCAGAATTGGC GATAGATCCACAGCCCGACCACAGCGATAACAAATACATTGTTTTTGAAAGCTGTCTTCGAGAGCTGTTTGTGTCCTGTCCAATTTGTAAGACAAAGTGTGTTGTCCAGAGCAGACGAAGGGGGACTTTTGTTGCATTCACCCAGCTTTGTGAAAAGTGTAACTACTACAGACAGTGGCAGAGCCAGCCCATTGTTGGGAGTACCCCACTTGGAAACCTGCTATTGTCTGCTGCAACGTATTTTACCGGTGGATCTTTTAAACAACTAGAGAag ATTTTCAAAGCCATGAAGCTCCAGATGATGCATTTCGTAACTTTTAGGATTCATGCCAGGAATTTCATTGAGCCTACCATAATACACAAGTGGAACCAAGATCAACTGAATCTTATAAGACAGCTGCAAGAGGGAGGAAATGTTGCTGTGGCTGGAGATATGCGTGCTGACACGCCAG GACACTCAGCAAAATTTGGCAGCTACACCATTATGCACATGGAAACCAACAAAATTCTGGATCTTCAACTAGTTCAG AGCAATGAGGTTGGTGGAAGTTATCATATGGAAAAGGAGGGATTGAAGCGTTGTCTCGATAAGCTGGAGTCTCATGGTTTAGCTGTTGACTACATCGTCACCGATCGCCATCCGCAGATTCAGAAATACCTGAGGGACCGCAATATCACTCAGTTCTATGACGTGTGGCACTTTGAGAAAG GTTTATCTAAGAAACTTGACAAACTTTCAAAAATGAAGGACTGCGAGGTGCTGAAAAAGTGGTTGCACAGCATCAAAAACCATGTTTACTGGAGTGCGATTTCCTCTGAGTCTGGGCCAGAAAAGGTGGCGAAGTGGAATTCACTGCAGAACCACATACAAAATGTACATGTTCATGAGAACCACCTCTTCCCCAAGTGTGAACACCCTGACAAAGTTTCCAGGGATCCAAAAAAATGGTTCCAACCAG GATCAATAGCGCTCCATAAAGTGGAAAAGCTATTATACAACAAGAGGGTTCTCAAGGATATAGAAAAGCTCAGCCACAACTTTCAGACGTCATCAATGGAGGCTTTCCACAGTCTGATTTTGCGTTTTGCCCCAAAGAACGTGATTTTCCCTTTCATAGGAATGTTGTGCAG GCTGTATCTTGCAGCAATGCACTATAATGAAAATGCTAACCGTGAGCAGGCAACAACAACTGAAGGACAGGCTGTGTATAAGTTCGTTTTTCCAAAGTCCAAAAAAGGGGAATGCACAGCAAAGCCAGTGAAAATAGAACCAACATACA ACTATGTCGATGACCTTATGAGCCTTCTGTTACATAAAGTCTTTGTGGACCCCAAGCCATATGCGGAAGAGCTGCATGCAATCCCCATTCCACCTCCTCTGTCATCACAGTATGAAAAACCTTCCAAAGAAGAGGTGATTGCCCAGCATGTGTCACGATTCAGTCGAGGGGTGGCCGGAACCCAACATACTGTCCCGCTGGATCAGGAAACTGTAGGCGGATCCGGTTAA